The genomic stretch ATAGTCAACACCCTGACGGTGGATTCGATCCAAATGCCATTCCACATATTCAAGGAATTAATTATAGAGACGTGGTGGCAGAGAATGTTACTTATGCAGCAAGACTTGATGGAATCGCGAATGATCCTTTTACAGGAATATGCATTTCTAATGCAACTATTACATTGACTGTGAAGCCAAAGAAATTGCAATGGAACTGTACTAATATTGTGGGAGTGACAGGCAATGTGACTCCTCAGCCATGTAGTTTGTTGTCTGAGAAAGAAGGTGTTGATTGTCCCTTCCCCGAGGATCGGCTGCCCATCGATGATATTCAGTTGAAGACTTGTTTTGCTACCACTCATACCCTCTTGTGAGATCGCAATTAACCATGTATTTGGAAAAATTTATGTttgaaatatgtttttttttttttgataaaattggaCAAAATGAAGGGAGTTTTCTCAACCTCTGTTATTCTTTTTGCTATATATCTTCCTTTCTGTTACAACCAACCATGTTTGAAACATTCAACGTATGTACCAAATTGGTAGATTCTAATCAATTAATGGATGAAGAATTAACAACTGTTGGCGTCAATTAAGTATATATCTATAGGAGTCCTGCTATGCGGCTGCCAAACTAGCGTaggacaaatattaaaaaaataataataataataaaaaaaatttttggttaaatttttatgagttaatatttagattctaatgtctcaaaacttatttttggattcaaaactaaaacctaggaGTAGAAGGTTAATTCTTTAGGGATGATATTATCTaaaagggattcgatcatcctaaatttggtgctaatacctcaaatttagtggtaatatctcaaatttagattcccctttaatatctctcttcttcaatttttttttttttaaaaaaaggtcaGATATCTGGCGCTTGAGGTAGCCGAAAATCTCTATTTTGTCTATAGACTTATAACCAACACGTCTCTATAAATACTCCCCCTACCTCGTTCTACAATGCAAAACAATTTCTTTGTGCCTTCTCAGACATGGAGCCTTGTCTAAGTTTCAAAACATCCCATGTATGGTTTCCCTCGACGCTCAGTATTTCTGATGAATAATTGTTCTGGTTCCTATGTTTACCATTtgatatatcatttttttagggCTAGATTATGGGTAGAAACTCACAAAGGAAAATTATGCTTAATTATCTTTTCAATTTACTATTCAATTTGCAATTTTCATTccaatttttcaaaagaattaCAATGTCTCTCGCACACTACTTATCATTTTCAGTTAGTCCCAAATGTTAGACGGCAAGCGCATCAAGTTACCAAGACATAGACGACGTAAAATGTCCATCATACCGGCTAGCTCCATGAAATTTGTGACAATACAATTATGCtcttagataatttttttttttttttttgcttgtttttgaGTACATGTGTTCCATTTTCCAttggatttaacaaaaaaactctAACATAATGAGTCAAGTTATAAAAATGTTGTGTAGTTTTGGGAGTGATATTATTGTAACTtttgaaagtttaggaaaaacatttttaattaattaatttttaatttttttaaaaaaaaaattcaaataaaggaGAAGAGGGAAGGGAATTACAAATGAGGGTCTTAAGAAGGAATTTTGACTTTTGACTTTTGGTTCTGTTATTAACTTATAAGAAGGAATTTAAAGTCGACATGTTATTTTCATTGATAAACAGGTCATCCGGACCATCTCAGCAATTCTTGTATTGGGAATGCTAAGTTCCCAAACCGCAGAATGCACAGCAGCTAAGGTTTCCTTGAAGTACCGGGCAATAAACTGTCGAAAGCACAGCGCGGTTTTGACGGATTTTGGAGCGGTTGGCGATGGAAAAACATCAAACACCAAGGCTTTCAAGGCTGCAATCCAGAGCCTGAGCAAGCATGAATCGGATGGTGCGCAGCTGATTGTACCTCCCGGAAAATGGTTAACTGGGAGCTTCAATATCACAAACAGTCATTTCACTCTTTTTCTCCAAAAGGGTGCTGTCATTCTTGCATCTCAGGTAGCCATAAACTTTGTCTACAGTACAGTAGacaatgaatatttttttatgctaGCCGGAGATGGATCTTCTGTGTTTATGATACTATTACTTGCCATGTACATGGATGATCAAATGGACAGGATGAGTCAGAATGGCCTCAAATTCCTCCACTGCCTTCTTATGGGAGAGGAAGGGATGCCATTGGTGGACGGTTCAGCAGTCTTATTTTTGGTACAAATCTCACAGACGTCGTAATCACCGGTAATTATTACAGATTGACTACATGACCCATTGATTTATCAGAATTATGTGCAAGTATGATCATTTTGGTTGACCCTTTGTCTTCATTTGAATGTATCAATTATAGGCCACAATGGCACGATTGATGGCCAGGGTGCAACTTGGTGGACAAAGTTTCGTAGTGGTGGATTCTTGAATGTCACCCGACCATATTTGATTGAGCTTATGTACTCTAATCAAATCCACATATCTAATATTACACTAATCAACTCTCCATCGTGGAATGTCCATCCAGTATATAGCAGGTTTGAGCATGCTCCTTTTGTATGTTAATTAAGGCTCCATTTATTTTggtgtaaaatgtatttttggcGTTTGGCACGTAAGGAAAATCACAACTACTTTCTATATTTTCATTCGATCGTATTAATCTataacaatcaatttttattcacaacataaaaatatgaatataaataattaaaaatttgacatAAACATTTGAGTTCTGACGGTGGTCTATTACTAGTGATGGTGTGACGGTTTGAGAAGGAGAAACTCAACTCGGAAAGTGGTTTACGAAACGGAAATCATTTTCCAAAACTAAAGAAGCTTATTTTCAGTGGCACCAACCatgtgaaaatacaaaaaatagtttttcaaaaatattttacgtcaaaacaaatCGAGCCTTAGTTTATCTTAATGCACACATGATCATGGCACCTATATATCATCTCATATTTTTGTGGCTCTGATTGCAGTGACATATTGGTCCAACAGCTGACGATCCTTGCGCCAATTGACTCTCCTAACACTGATGGGATAAACCCAGGTTTGTTTGCCACTTAGACTAATTGTTCTAATTGATACATATCACAATCGGATCACTAGgaaaattacttaattaattcaGATCCTGTGCAACGAAGATGCACGTATATTCtattaataaaaactatacAATAATATGAGCCTATGTTttacttctgttttttttttttttttggctttgttttCCAGATTCGTGCACAAACACTCGTATTGAGGATTGCTTCATAGTCTCAGGGGATGACTGCATTGCGGTGAAAAGTGGTTGGGATCAATATGGAATCAAATTTGGAATGCCCACAAAACAGCTAATCATCAGAAGGCTTACTTGCATTTCCCCCGACAGTGCTACCATTGCTCTAGGTAGTGAGATGTCTGGTGGAATTGAAGATGTTAGAGCTGAAGATATTACAGCTATTGAAACGCAGTCAGGTATTAGAATCAAGACAGCTAAGGGAAGAGGAGCTTATGTGAAGAACATCTACGCGAGAAGAATGAACTTCAAGACAATGAAGTATGTTTTCTGGATGTCAGGCGCTTATAGTCAACACGCTGACGATGGATTCGATCCAAATGCCATTCCACAGATTCAAGGAATTAATTATAGAGACGTGGTGGCGGAGAATGTTACTTATGCAGCAAGACTTGATGGAATCGATAATGATCCTTTTAAAGGAATATGCATTTCTAATGCGACTATTACTTTGACTGCCGATCCAAAGGAATTGCAATGGAACTGCACTAATATTGCAGGGGTGACAAGCAATGTGACTCCTCAGCCATGTAGTTTATTGCCCGTGAAAAAAGGTGTTATTTGTCCCTTCCCCGAGGATCGATTGCCCATTGATGATATTCAGTTGAAGACTTGTTCTACTACCTAGTGCCTTTTTGTGACGGAGAGACTTATGTATTTGTAAATTTATCTTTGGAATTAATATGTTTGTTCTTTGAAAATATTGGGTCAAATGAACTTTGTTTCTAATAAAAGAAGGGTTTGGAGAAATAGAACATGTATGGTTTCGCCCGACGCTCAGTTTTTCTGATGAATAATATGCATGTTTCGATCCGGTTAATCTCACAAAACGTACAGACTGCTTTTGCTGATTTCAGATATGGGTCATTTGGTCTTAATTAATACAATGGTTTCTAGCTTTTGTATATATACAAAACTTGTTTGTGATATGATGAGTCTTTGggttttaatataaataaataaaagctctATTTACTGTTGGCCTGGTAAAACATTTTTGACTTTTTAGATTTATTTCTAGCTTTCGCTTCTGTGTTTGTCTCATAAGAAGGACACAAAAACTGATGTTCTTTGATAAACAGGTCATCCGGACCACCTCAGCAATTCTTCTATTGGGAATGCTAAGTTCCCAAACCGCAGAATGCAGAGCAACTATGTTTTCTGGATGACAGTGGCTTACACTCAGCACCCTGataaattgtttttctttttgtcatatgATAAATTGTTTGCTTTTGTCTCTTAATTCTATATTTCTTCCGATCCTTCTCTTTATACACCCCCATAAGCTAGGTACCTACAATCCATTCTTCTTTTAAATTCTTCAATTTGCTTTTAAACTTAGGGAATTTATATAAATTCCTAACTAACATGGGAAACCGgttacaagaaaacaaaattccaaaaggGATGGGCTCCCAACAACAAGCCTAAACAAAAATAGCTACAAAAATGGCCCCATCCTTTGGTTGCAAAAATTTTTGAGTGAGTTTGGTGTCTTTTTCGCTCACCCTCCGACCCTTTTATGTGACACTTATCTTAAATCTACTGCAACTGCATTGAGCTTCAGGGGCCATATTGAGACAAATCCTGTTATCTCCTCCTCTCTTACCACCGACAcctaaaaaggaaagaaatataGACATATCATAGACAACATAGAAGCAAGGAATCCCCAACCAAGGAATATGGACATTCATGAGATTTCTATTCCATAAAGATCGTTGTGCATGTATTCTTGTATATAAATTGTAAAGATTAGGAAAAATGTTAACCacatctttattattattaggacCGGTTCGATAGATTTTGATACCTAAGGCGGCAAATTTAAGCAAccctttttatatttaaatttttaattttaatcattccTTTCGcctttttcctttaatttttttttaaacgacaTGCAAAATTCGTCTTTGCTAcaagacatttaatttcaacatttgccatattttgtgttgagctACATATAGTTCTTTTAAGTCgaatttaatttgtaaaaaacaaaatttactttattctaaaaataattttaatgaaCGAACTTAGACACGTGTTAgctttaagtttaggtgaaattatgagtttagttaTTGCTTTAGGGTGTCATTAATAtgactttccatttttttccccctaacgTCTCAATATCTTGAGATTCAattctttgtaattattttttagggaaaaatataaaaaagccccccaaactaccagccgttttcgatttagccccctaatgttccaaaagtgataaagtagccccctaaactaccaaactattgcattttggccactccgttagtcaaaaccgtcagtttggacggaaactgcaaaacgacgtcgtttgttacaggtaagttactacaatgcccttttgggaaaaatataaaaaagccccccaaactaccagtcgttttcattttagccccttaatattcagaaagtgataaactagcccccaaactaccaaacaattgcaatttggccactccattattcattaccgtcaaatatgatgaaaaatttaaaactacatcgttttggcaatgataagttaccaaaatgccatttttggaaaaaaaaatatcatattaaaacaagcaagcaaaacggcgccgttttgcttgaaattagggtttccttacacttaccaaaatgatgccactttggtaagtgttaggaattaaaagaaaaaaccctagaccccacgcaggtgacccacgaaaaaacccccaaccccagtttatctttctccccaaaaccgccggccaccacgtcgtcTATCTCCGacagcctgtaaatcttacccatacctcaatctttttattgtatttcatggtatagctgtcggatcggtgttgtttatctacgaacgtgatttttttgtttgatttctacaatgggtaagaatttttcagtggcgcttcgtagctagtggatggtgtggccggcggtgatggatggtggtggcaggggcagtcgttttgagagaaagagagagaggggcgttgcgtttttttcacttgaggaagaaggttgccggagatagaacgatGTGGTGGTCggcggtttgggggagagagataaactggggttgggggttttttctaCGTGGtgtctaaggttttttctttttattcctaacacttatcaaaacggcgtcgttttggtaagtgtaaggaaaccctaatttcaagcaaaacggcgccatttagcgtgcttgttttaatatgatttttttttctaaaagggcactttagtaacttaccattgtcaaaacgacgtagttttgaattttccatcatatttgacagtaatgactaacagagtagccaaattgcaactgtttggtagttagggggctactttatcactttctgaacattagggggctaaaatgaaaacggctggtagtttggggggcttttttatatttttctcaaaagggcattgtagtaacttacccataacaaacgacgtcgttttgcagtttccgtccaaactgacggttttgactaacggagtggccaaaatgcaataatttggtagtttggggggctactttatcacttttggaacattagggggctaaatcgaaaacggctggtagtttgtggggcttttttatatttttccctattttttatcataattggggccggccttaattaaagagtattgactaacctctttttttttttgtcataattGGGTccttaaattgttttttataaaagaaaaccgAATTATACTATGAGGCATGTAGGTgccacacaaattcaatagtggaTTCATGTATTCACTACATGGAAATGGTTaaaagaatgaattttatcatttctcttatattattactatttggGGCCTTATTTTATTGAGGGCCTAGGCAATTACCTAATTCGCCTTCGTTTAGGCATTCAACTAGTAAGTaagtaatgtgagacttagcacacataaaaatattttataaactaCTCACTGTCTCTATGTGGGCaattcatcttctcaatatgggaccaaAGTGTTACTCTATATGGACAACTactcttcccaatatgggatcagAGAGTTACAAACTCTTCCCTTAAAAGCCCCTACATTCTCACCAGGACCACGTCATGCAATGGTGACAGTACCACATGGCATTATTAGGTGACTTAGATGCCATTTGTAATGACCCACATAAAGTGCTAACCATATTTGCGCTATCATCCTAAAAAGtctagtcaatttgaaacttcCTAAGATTTATAAAGCTTAGTTTCACATAGTAAATAAGCAatatgtgagacttaacactcatgagcATCtattataaaccactcactctgTGTGTGCAATTCTTCTTCCTAATATGTGACCAGGATGTTACATAAACATATGTAAACATGCGAATAAAGGTTTGGAGAAATAGAAGCCATGAGTAAATGCTACATATATATCTTTTATCTCAATCATATACAATTGGACTGATATGGTAGTGTCCATCATCCCGTGTatcttaaggaaaaaaattcaagagttttTAAGCACTACCATATAACTTTAGCGGTATGAAAGTGAGAAAAAACAAGAGTATTTAGAAGTACTCGTAAAGCCATACTCACCACCTGCATGTGTTTAAACATGTTTATTCTCAAATGCCACTTTTACTTACCTGACTTCACCCTTTATATGGCATGTTTTGAAACATTCAAGAAGTTTTTTTCTCTtgagcaaatacaaacaaaaaagcaTGGTTACAAATGAGATCGTTGCCCGTACTATTAATTCTAATAGAAGAGAAAATGGGGATGAATTAAGGTTGATAGTTTCCCACTTGGTGATGTTATGCGGCACCAAAGTTTGCAATATTCAAAAAGTTAGTTAATCCTCAATGGATGAAGAAAACAGTTAGCGTCAATTACCCACATTTATCTCCGACAATTGGTCCCACATGTCCCTATAAATTCCCCCCTCGTTCTACAACGCAAAACAATGTTAAATATTCTCTTCTCAAACCATGGAGCCGTGTCTAAGTTTCAGAACATCCCATGTACGGTTTCCCTCGATGCTCTGTTTTTCTGATGAATAATATACATGATTAATCTGATATCGATATTTTGGTTTTCATTAAGTTGTTTACGaacttcttttttcccttcGGTTTTAAATTTACGAAACCAGTTTTCTTTGAAAACAGGTTATCCAGACCATCTCAGCAATTCTTATATTGGGAATGCTAAATTTACGGGTCGCAGAATGTAGAGTTAAGTTTTCGTCCACCTTGCAGTACCGGGCAATAAGTTGTCGAAAGCACAGCGTGGTTTTGACGGAATTTGGAGCGGTCGGTGATAGAAAAACATCAAACACCAAAGCTTTCAAGGCTGCAATTGATAGCCTCAGCAAGTATGCGTCAGATGGTGGGGCAGAGCTAATTGTACCTCCCGGAAAATGGTTAGCTGGGAGCTTTAATCTCACCAGCCACTTCACTCTTTTTCTCCACAACCACTCTGTCATTCTTGCATCTCATGTAAGCATAACTTTTGCCTACTGTAATCTATGGGTATTATTCACTTTCATTTTGTTGCTCTTAACTTTAGTTCTGTTTCTTGGGTTCTAAGCAAAAAGGTCTAAGAAAAGTGATTTTAGAACATACATatgattattttctttatgttggAGATCTGATACTATCACTGGCCATGTACATGCATGATCAAATGGACAGGATGAGTCATAATGGCCTCTTCTTCCTGCATTGCCTTCTTATGGGAGCGGAAGGGATGCAAATGGTGGACGGTTTAGCAGTCTTATTTTTGGTACAAATCTCACAGACGTCGTGATCACCGGTAATTACATACAGATTGATTTGagccattgattttttagaGTTACATGAAATTATGATCGTTTTGGTTGACCGTGTTCTTCGTTTGAATGTATGATTAGGCAACGATGGCACGATTGACGGCCAGGGTAAAACTTGGTGGAAAAGTATCGAAGTGGCGGATTCCTGAATGTGACCCGACCATTATTGATTGAGCTTATGCACTCTAATCAAATCCACATATCTAATATTACACTATTCGACTCTCCATCGTGGTTTGTCCATCCAGTATATAGCAGGTTTGAGCATGCATGCTccttttatatattaatataattaagttGATCTTAATGCACACACGATCATGGTCTCATATTTTTGTGTTTCTAATTGCAGTGATATACTAATCCAAGGGTTGACGATCTTTGCGCCAATTGACTCTCCTAACACTGATGGGATAAACCCAGGTTTGTTTGCCTCTTGAATTATTGAATCCAGATCCCATTCAATAAGGATGCCTCAACCAGGGATTAATATTGCAAACTATACAATCTGAGCCTattgttttacttgttttaatttgtgGGGCTTTGTTTTCCAGATTCATGCACAAACACTCGTATTGAGGACTGCTTAATAGTCTCAGGGGATGACTGCATTGCGGTGAAAAGTGGTTGGGATGAATATGGAATGCCCACAAAGAACCTTGTCATAAGAAGGCTTATATGCGTTTCCCCTAACAGTGCTGCCATTGCTCTAGGCAGTGAAATGTCTGGTGGAATTCAAAATGTTAGAGTTGAAGACATCACAGCAGTTTTTACGCAGTCAGGTATTAGAATCAAGACAGCTAGGGGAAGCGGAGGTTATGTGAAGGACATCTACGCGAGAAGAATGAACTTCAAGACAATGAAGTATGTTTTCTGGATGACATGGGCTTACACTCTGCACCTTGACAATGGATTCGATCCAAATGCCATTCCACATATTGAAGGAATTAATTATAGAGACGTGGTGGCAGAGAATGTTACTTATGCAGCAAAACTTGATGGAATCGCTAAAGATCCTTTTACAGGAATATGCATTTCTAATGCGACTATTACTTTGACTGCCAAGCCAAAGGAATTGCAATGGAACTGCACTAATATTACAGGGGTGACAAGCAATGTGACTCCTAAGCCATGTGGTTTGTTGCCTGTGAAAAAAGGTGTTGTTTGTCCCTTCCCCGAGGATCGATTGCCCATTGATGACATTCAGTTGAAGACTTGTTCTACTGGTGGTGCCTAATGCCTTCGTGTTAGAGTGTAATGTACTTGGAATTTTGTGTTTCAAATAACTCCATCGGTTCTCTAAAAAATTGAAccaatttttgttcttcatttagggatgttctttgttttttttgttttgtttgactagtaataagaattgattgatgtgatataaagttgaaatgagttttaatttattttatgagagaaaagtaaagaaagtTGTTTGGTAACATGAAGAAAtgagtttgactttttttttgggataaatgaaaaaaatgagagagagagaaagagggctTTGATGAGCATTGTTTCTCCTGCTGACAGCAGGTCATCTACCATCCATGCGCGCGGGTGCAAAGCCAAGAAACTGGTTGCAATGTACAAGCCAAGCAACTTATGACAAGGAGGAAATATTATGAGATTTAATATTATGGGAATATATTAagattgattgtaattgattataataaaataaaattagatacattaatatttaattctgatttgatttgatctcCCATATCATTTGTATTCTCTCCACCTTCCTATGAACCATTTGTACTGTAAATTTATTaaggaataaaaacaaaatgtaacTTTTTGGGTTTTATCATATAGACCTAAGTAATAGACTGAACTGCACAAAACCTTTtgtctctatttatttttctgcattttattatgttttatttcatggtatcaaaggTATAGGCTAACACCGGtgtggattttattttattttatttattttttcgttgttttgtctttaattttcaCATGATATTAGAGTGTACGTGTTAACTTCTTTTAAGGGCCCATTATCTAGTATCTTGGTTCCTTTTCTGGCTTGTGTACTAGTTTTGTCAAGCGGCTGGTGTGTTGAAGTTTGCTCATGATCGAATGCCCATCTCCCACCCCACCAATCAACGAATATTGCTGGGTGAATATTGCAGGGCAGCGGTTGTGATGGTCGACATGTTTTGGAGTCGGTAAAGGTTGTCGTGGCACCTTAAAGCCTGTCAATTCAAGGAGCTCTATGAAATCACAAACCTCATACATAGGTTTATCATGCTGCTGCATCCAATACTTTGTCATAGCAATATCTAcaacaaatatcaaaaaaaaaaaaaaaaagagggaaaaaatttggtgaaaaaatAGAGGTCAAATTGCCCatcttttagcatttttttttggccattgtGGTATTGTTAAAAATTCAGGCCCCTTTCAACCTACATCAACTCTCATTTATTTGCCTATAATTGGCCCATTTTTGCTTGGCCTTTGTGGCATTGTTTAAAGTTTAGGCTTTTTTTAGCCCACAGTTGGCTCTCATTTCAGCTCATTGTTTGCACAACTTTTGGCCTATGTGGTATTGATTAAAAACCcaggcccatagttggcctcaTTTTCAGCATTTTgttggttttcattttgattcATAGTTGACCctcttttgataattttatttaaggTGCATCTCCAATCATCGTTGCCGACTGTCTACCGTCATTGCCGTCGACCATGCCAtctcgaaaaaaataaaaataaaataaataaataaagataaagagaagaagaaaaattaaactcaaGCTTCAAGAATCTTCTACCTTAAGCTTGAGGAAATGTTAGAATACATTgtgagatttgatattatgGGAATACATTCAATTCTGATTTCAAACGAGACTCAACTCTAAGTCAACTACTCTCAATTACAACCCAAATTATATGTTTTGACATTGAGatttgctataaaaaaaataaaaaacctagtacttttttttttttttttttgcatgttgTACTTTGTAAGTCCGTATACATGGTTCAACTGTCGGGCTTTGTCTCCATCCTAATTTTTCTCATCATGTTTGTAAATTTGAGAAGGCCCTTTAAGGTTGCTTGAACTTGGCTTCATTGCTTCGAAGGCTTACTCGGCTTCATTTTTACCAATGTCAATTGAGCATGTTTTTCGATGATCATGCTCcactgaattttattttatttttcgaaGTAATATGGGAAATAGGTTAAAGGAAACAAAGTTAAAGATGGTTAGACTTTCCAACAACAGACCCAAACAAAATtagctaaaaaataatatgaatcgactggttttcttttctccttATCCTTGGGGCCACTAGAGCTTCCTTCACCTTCGTCTTTAGTTCTTTATAGCAAAGAATAGTAACTTGCTTATAGTGCGTGTTATATGCTAGTTAGTTTAAAAACCATACTCAACAACACCTACATGTGTTAACATGTTTATTCTCATACACCACTTCTATTTACTTAACTTCACCGCTATATTTGGCATGTTTGAAACATTCAAGAAGTTAGTTAATTCTCAATGGATGTAGAAAACAGTCGAAGAAAACAGTTCCCAACAATCATCCATTTTTATCTCCAACATTTGAGCAGAAAAGCTTCCAATTTCCAAATGTAGGTTCCGTCACATCTCTATAAATTCCCTCCTCGTTCTTCAATGCAAACACAACTTTAAATATTCTCTTCTCAGACCATGGAGCCGTGTCTAAGATTCAGAACATTCCATGTATGGTTTCCCTGGACGCTCACAAACAGACTACTTAATTTCTAGCTTttgtatataaattaaacttgTTGGTTTTAATATAAGTTGTTTACaaacttcttttttgttttcgttgggttttaattagataaataaaaGATCTGTTTTCTGTAcagtaaaacatttttttaactttttggatttattttctAGCATTTGCTTCTATGATTGTCTTACAAAAAGGAATTTAAAGTCGACACAAAAACTGGTTTTCTTTTGAAAACAGGTTATTCAGACCATCTCAACAATTCT from Corylus avellana chromosome ca1, CavTom2PMs-1.0 encodes the following:
- the LOC132167404 gene encoding probable polygalacturonase, with amino-acid sequence MEPCLSFKTSHVIRTISAILVLGMLSSQTAECTAAKVSLKYRAINCRKHSAVLTDFGAVGDGKTSNTKAFKAAIQSLSKHESDGAQLIVPPGKWLTGSFNITNSHFTLFLQKGAVILASQDESEWPQIPPLPSYGRGRDAIGGRFSSLIFGTNLTDVVITGHNGTIDGQGATWWTKFRSGGFLNVTRPYLIELMYSNQIHISNITLINSPSWNVHPVYSSDILVQQLTILAPIDSPNTDGINPDSCTNTRIEDCFIVSGDDCIAVKSGWDQYGIKFGMPTKQLIIRRLTCISPDSATIALGSEMSGGIEDVRAEDITAIETQSGIRIKTAKGRGAYVKNIYARRMNFKTMKYVFWMSGAYSQHADDGFDPNAIPQIQGINYRDVVAENVTYAARLDGIDNDPFKGICISNATITLTADPKELQWNCTNIAGVTSNVTPQPCSLLPVKKGVICPFPEDRLPIDDIQLKTCSTT